The proteins below are encoded in one region of Apium graveolens cultivar Ventura chromosome 4, ASM990537v1, whole genome shotgun sequence:
- the LOC141721016 gene encoding malonyl-coenzyme A:anthocyanin 3-O-glucoside-6''-O-malonyltransferase-like — translation MASNSHTITVIEHCRISPPPDTVAENSIPLTFFDLLWLNLSPFSRVLFYDFNGTRTDFAQDLVPKLKTSLSLALQHYFPFAGNLVTPTTYNDGICISTKTTIRYLDGDSVSLTVAECDADFIRLTGNQSRDIDELSCLAPQLSPGFQEHSLNGGCEVQVSSVLAIQVTYFPGQGICIGFTNSHAVADGRTIFNFIRAWGLIAKSSPLNLSDDASLYNCSKLFKLPFYDRSVIKDPEGNLAAIYMSQKEKSYSHVPPILAPAPAKKVRATLVLAQTNIEALKKLVSTKLPRLPHISSLTVTCGYIWSCLAKVRNAIDSTVEDEEQHLMLAVDCRARLDPPVPETYFGNCITSCLITTKNSQLVRERGEGFIRATELIGESIYKKLNGGILVGAEMWYEDFKVVKTKWKRERVLGIAGSPNFYFYDTDFGWGRPRKYEFISQKLSITRCRDVIADIEVGLCLTEDEMVSFSSIFWEGLLKLS, via the coding sequence ATGGCTTCTAATAGCCACACCATAACGGTGATTGAACACTGCCGAATATCCCCGCCACCTGATACAGTGGCTGAAAACTCTATTCCCCTCACTTTTTTCGACCTTCTGTGGCTAAACCTTAGTCCCTTTAGCCGCGTCCTCTTCTATGACTTCAATGGTACCAGAACAGACTTTGCTCAAGATCTGGTTCCCAAACTTAAAACTTCCCTGTCTCTAGCACTCCAGCACTACTTTCCATTTGCTGGTAACCTGGTAACTCCCACTACTTACAATGATGGGATTTGCATTTCTACCAAGACCACCATCCGTTACTTGGATGGAGACTCGGTTTCACTAACTGTTGCAGAGTGTGATGCAGATTTCATTCGTCTTACAGGGAATCAGTCAAGAGATATTGATGAACTATCGTGTCTTGCTCCTCAACTGTCACCAGGGTTTCAGGAACATTCACTAAATGGAGGATGTGAAGTACAAGTATCTTCAGTTTTAGCTATACAAGTGACATACTTCCCAGGTCAGGGGATCTGTATTGGTTTCACTAATTCCCATGCAGTTGCAGATGGACGCACTATTTTTAATTTCATCCGAGCATGGGGTTTGATTGCTAAAAGTTCTCCCTTGAATCTCAGTGATGATGCATCGTTGTATAATTGTTCAAAATTGTTTAAACTTCCATTTTATGATAGGAGTGTAATCAAAGACCCGGAGGGTAATTTAGCTGCTATTTATATGAGTCAAAAAGAGAAATCTTACTCCCATGTTCCTCCAATTCTAGCTCCCGCTCCAGCTAAGAAGGTTAGAGCCACGCTTGTGCTGGCTCAAACCAACATTGAAGCACTCAAGAAGCTGGTCTCAACAAAACTACCAAGATTACCACATATATCCTCATTAACGGTGACATGTGGGTACATCTGGAGTTGCTTAGCCAAAGTAAGAAATGCAATAGATAGCACAGTGGAGGATGAAGAACAGCATTTGATGCTCGCAGTAGATTGTCGAGCTCGTCTAGATCCACCAGTTCCTGAAACTTACTTCGGGAATTGCATAACGAGCTGTTTAATAACCACAAAAAACTCTCAATTAGTTAGAGAACGAGGAGAAGGATTTATTAGAGCAACTGAGCTGATCGGAGAGTCAATCTACAAGAAGCTGAATGGTGGGATCCTAGTAGGTGCAGAGATGTGGTATGAGGACTTCAAAGTAGTGAAGACCAAATGGAAACGTGAAAGGGTCTTAGGCATTGCTGGATCGCCAAACTTCTACTTCTATGATACAGATTTTGGATGGGGAAGGCCCCGAAAATACGAATTTATTTCACAAAAGCTGTCTATTACAAGGTGCAGAGATGTCATCGCAGATATTGAAGTTGGATTGTGCTTAACAGAGGATGAAATGGTGTCTTTTTCGTCTATATTTTGGGAAGGACTACTGAAACTTTCTTGA
- the LOC141721015 gene encoding malonyl-coenzyme A:anthocyanin 3-O-glucoside-6''-O-malonyltransferase-like yields MASNTPILKVIGHCQVSPPSGTVAQNYMPLTFFDLLWLDFSPFSRLLFYHLNISLTDFTQIHVPSLKNSLSLALQHYFPLAGNLLIPTTCDHDSASVAKPSIRYLDGDSVSFTVAEYDADFIRLTGNQSRDFNDLSCLAPQLPPAIKERLLDDGCEVQVSPVLAIQVTCCPGQGICIGFTSSHAVADGSTIFNFIRAWGLISKSTMNISDDAPSMMLKNSQLFSLPFYDRSVIEDPKNLAGTYLSQMGENYSSQTSPTLAPPPAPAKKVRATFVLNQSDIEALKKLVSTKLPRLSHISSFTVACGYTWSCLAKTQKAIDSNEEDEEEHLIVAVNCRARLDPPVSETYFGNCLTICFITTKNSELIGEENEGLIKAAELIGQSIHKKMNEDGILKGAEMWYEEFKEVKTKWKRERITGIAGSPKFYFYNIDFGWGNPKKYEFVSEKLSISGCKDAQGDIEFGLCLTENEMMGFSAIFGEGLHNLD; encoded by the coding sequence ATGGCTTCTAACACACCCATCTTGAAGGTGATTGGACATTGCCAAGTATCCCCGCCGTCTGGTACGGTGGCTCAAAACTATATGCCCCTCACTTTTTTCGACCTTTTGTGGCTAGACTTCAGTCCCTTTAGCCGCCTGCTCTTCTACCACTTAAATATTTCCTTAACAGACTTCACTCAAATTCATGTTCCTAGTCTTAAAAACTCCCTGTCCTTGGCACTCCAACACTACTTTCCATTGGCCGGTAACCTTTTAATCCCAACTACTTGTGATCATGATAGTGCTTCTGTCGCCAAGCCATCCATCCGTTACTTGGATGGCGACTCGGTTTCATTTACAGTTGCTGAGTACGATGCAGATTTTATTCGTCTTACAGGGAATCAATCACGAGATTTTAATGATCTATCATGTCTTGCTCCTCAGCTGCCGCCAGCAATTAAGGAACGATTGCTTGATGATGGGTGTGAAGTGCAAGTTTCTCCGGTCTTGGCTATACAAGTAACATGTTGTCCAGGCCAGGGGATATGCATTGGATTCACCAGTTCCCACGCTGTTGCGGATGGAAGTACTATATTTAATTTTATCCGAGCATGGGGTTTAATTTCTAAAAGTACCATGAATATCAGTGATGATGCACCGTCAATGATGTTGAAAAATTCGCAATTGTTCAGCCTCCCATTTTATGATAGAAGTGTAATCGAAGATCCTAAGAATTTAGCTGGTACTTATTTAAGTCAAATGGGAGAAAATTATTCTTCCCAAACTTCGCCAACACTGGCTCCTCCTCCAGCTCCAGCTAAGAAAGTTCGAGCTACGTTTGTGCTGAATCAAAGTGACATTGAAGCACTAAAGAAGCTGGTCTCCACCAAACTACCAAGACTATCACATATATCATCATTTACGGTAGCTTGTGGGTACACGTGGAGTTGCTTAGCAAAGACACAGAAGGCAATTGATAGCAACGAGGAGGATGAAGAAGAGCATTTAATAGTTGCAGTCAACTGTCGAGCTCGCCTGGATCCACCAGTTTCAGAAACTTATTTTGGAAATTGCTTGACTATATGTTTTATAACCACAAAAAACTCTGAACTAATAGGAGAAGAAAATGAAGGATTGATTAAAGCAGCTGAATTGATTGGGCAGTCGATTCACAAGAAGATGAATGAAGATGGAATCTTGAAAGGCGCAGAGATGTGGTATGAGGAATTCAAAGAAGTGAAGACGAAATGGAAGCGGGAACGGATCACAGGAATTGCTGGATCACCAAAGTTCTATTTCTATAATATAGATTTTGGATGGGGAAATCCCAAAAAATATGAATTTGTTTCAGAAAAATTGTCTATTTCAGGTTGTAAAGATGCCCAAGGAGATATAGAATTTGGGCTATGCTTAACAGAGAATGAGATGATGGGTTTTTCAGCTATCTTTGGGGAAGGGCTACACAATCTTGATTAA